In one window of Solanum pennellii chromosome 2, SPENNV200 DNA:
- the LOC107011791 gene encoding probable LRR receptor-like serine/threonine-protein kinase At4g37250, with the protein MKFQMFDLLLLLFLLLEYQACGLNNDGLLLLTFKYNILSDPLSVLQNWNSWDDTPCSWKGVGCGNPNASDPNLRVTNLSLPNSQLLGSIPSSLGMIQYLTNLDLSNNSINGSIPITLFSAPDLQRLDFSNNRISGQLPELVGHLNDLQFLNLSGNAFTGRLPENLTRLSNLTVVSLKDNYFFGSVPFGFDSVQVLDLSSNLIDGSLPPNFGGSNLRYFNASFNRLSGDIPPEFGSKIPPNATIDLSYNNISGAIPESVVFIKQNRKAFSGNPELCGAPLKNLCPIPSTVTSLPNSAEPTSSPAIAAIPKPIDSNPAAESPKEGKNGLRTGTIIGIIAGDIAAVGVLALIFMYVYRAKKKKRNIENNIKKEAETAKDFDWASSASSEEYNWLRSWTCLKKPRHGDEDELSEASHSESESSQLGHPQQNHVHTAQKTGELVTVDGERELELETLLKASAYILGASGSSIMYKAVLEDGTTLAVRRIGESGVERFKDFENQVKLIAKLVHTNLVKIRGFYWGAEEKLVIYDFVPNGSLANARYRKAGSSPCHVPWEIRLKIAKGVARGLTYIHEKKHVHGNLKPSNILLGADMEPKIGDFGIERLVTGDSSHKTYGSARNFGSKRSTASRESFQDFTSGPTPSPSPSALGISPYHAPESLRSLKPNPKWDVFSFGVVLLELLTGKVIVSEEMGPASVIGAATSAGEEKTKVLRLADVAIRADVEGKEDALLALMKVGYSCISPTPHKRPGMREVVQALEKFPTNSTTSSYYYGP; encoded by the exons ATGAAATTCCAAATgtttgatcttcttcttcttctttttctactACTTGAATATCAAGCTTGTGGGCTTAACAATGATGGACTATTGTTACTGACATTCAAGTACAATATTCTGAGTGACCCTTTAAGTGTTCTGCAGAACTGGAATTCTTGGGATGATACACCATGTTCATGGAAAGGGGTTGGTTGTGGAAATCCAAATGCTTCAGACCCAAACCTTCGAGTGACAAATTTGTCTCTTCCTAATTCTCAGCTTCTTGGTTCTATTCCTTCTAGTCTTGGTATGATTCAATATCTTACAAATCTTGATCTTTCTAATAATTCCATTAATGGCTCTATTCCTATTACTCTCTTTAGTGCCCCTGACCTTCAACGCCTTGATTTTTCTAACAACAGAATCTCCGGCCAGTTGCCTGAGCTTGTTGGACATTTAAATGATCTTCAGTTTCTTAACCTCTCCGGTAATGCTTTCACCGGAAGATTACCGGAGAATCTCACTAGGCTTAGTAATCTAACTGTTGTTTCTTtgaaagataattatttttttggttctgTGCCTTTTGGGTTTGATTCAGTTCAAGTTTTAGATCTGTCCTCAAATTTGATTGATGGGTCATTGCCTCCTAATTTTGGAGGCAGTAATCTCCGTTACTTTAATGCTTCTTTTAATAGACTTTCTGGAGATATCCCACCGGAATTTGGCAGCAAAATCCCTCCAAATGCAACTATAGATCTCTCTTACAACAATATCAGTGGTGCAATTCCAGAGTCAGTTGTATTTATCAAGCAAAATAGAAAAGCTTTTTCTGGTAATCCAGAATTATGTGGTGCGCCGCTGAAAAATTTATGCCCAATTCCATCAACAGTAACAAGTCTGCCAAATTCCGCTGAACCAACTTCTTCCCCAGCAATTGCAGCCATTCCAAAACCCATAGACTCAAACCCAGCGGCGGAATCTCCAAAAgagggcaaaaatgggttgagaACTGGCACAATTATAGGCATAATAGCAGGGGATATTGCAGCAGTAGGAGTTTTAGCACTGATTTTCATGTACGTATATCGAgccaaaaagaagaaaaggaacatagaaaataacattaaaaaagaaGCTGAAACTGCTAAAGATTTTGACTGGGCATCGTCAGCATCATCAGAAGAATACAACTGGTTAAGGTCATGGACTTGTTTGAAAAAACCAAGGCACGGAGATGAAGACGAATTATCAGAAGCTTCCCATTCAGAAAGCGAATCATCCCAATTGGGTCATCCTCAGCAGAATCACGTGCATACAGCGCAGAAAACAGGTGAATTAGTAACGGTTGATGGAGAAAGGGAACTCGAATTAGAAACACTACTAAAAGCATCTGCATACATTTTGGGAGCTAGTGGGTCAAGTATCATGTACAAGGCTGTGCTAGAAGACGGTACTACACTGGCGGTGCGACGAATTGGTGAAAGTGGTGTGGAACGGTTCAAAGATTTCGAGAATCAAGTCAAGTTAATTGCTAAATTGGTGCACACAAATTTGGTTAAAATCCGTGGCTTCTATTGGGGCGCTGAAGAGAAATTGGTCATCTATGATTTCGTTCCTAATGGTAGCCTTGCCAATGCACGTTACA GAAAAGCTGGTTCTTCGCCGTGTCACGTGCCCTGGGAAATCCGGCTAAAGATTGCTAAAGGCGTAGCTCGTGGGCTCACTTACATTCATGAAAAGAAGCATGTCCACGGCAACTTGAAACCTAGTAACATTTTACTAGGGGCAGATATGGAGCCCAaaattggtgattttggaaTTGAAAGGCTTGTAACAGGAGACAGTAGTCATAAGACGTATGGATCTGCTCGTAATTTTGGAAGCAAAAGGTCCACAGCATCCCGTGAGAGCTTCCAGGACTTTACATCTGGGCCTACACCAAGCCCAAGTCCAAGTGCATTGGGCATATCTCCTTACCATGCACCCGAATCGCTTCGTAGCCTCAAGCCCAACCCGAAATGGGATGTATTCTCCTTCGGGGTAGTCTTGCTGGAGTTGCTAACTGGAAAGGTGATTGTCTCGGAAGAAATGGGACCTGCATCGGTTATCGGGGCTGCCACATCAGCAGGGGAAGAGAAGACTAAAGTTTTACGGTTGGCTGATGTGGCGATACGTGCTGATGTGGAAGGGAAAGAAGATGCATTGTTGGCACTTATGAAAGTAGGGTATAGTTGTATATCACCAACACCTCATAAGAGACCAGGCATGAGAGAGGTGGTTCAAGCATTGGAAAAATTTCCAACTAATTCAACCACTTCATCATACTATTATGGACCTTAA
- the LOC107009156 gene encoding microtubule-associated protein RP/EB family member 1C, with the protein MAAHIGMMDGAYFVGRSEILAWINSTLHLNLSKVEEACTGAVHCQLMDAAHPGLVPMHKVNFDAKNEYEMIQNYKVLQDIFTKLKITKHIEVSKLVKGRPLDNLEFMQWLKRYCDSVKGGNLHSYNPLERREGCKGAKEVNKRSAPSQNATKNASTASKHVSHNTRRNEVPHVSSTNQSGKISRPSSSGGSSTYSETERTAHEQQITELKLSVDSLEKERDFYFSKLRDIEILCQCPEIENLPVVDAVKRILYAMDDDASLVDTEAMVSEQHQQVETLSCISEEAEERLRVDTQKRKNIVNVDVDLAASNTLSPRQRISDASDVHCSGSLVTY; encoded by the exons ATGGCGGCACACATAGGAATGATGGATGGGGCATACTTCGTCGGTAGATCGGAAATCCTGGCTTGGATCAATTCCACACTTCATCTAAATCTTTCCAAAGTCGAAGAG GCGTGTACTGGTGCAGTTCATTGCCAGTTAATGGATGCCGCTCACCCAGGGCTAGTCCCTATGCACAAGGTCAATTTTGATGCCAAGAATGAATATGAGATGATCCAAAACTATAAGGTTCTTCAGGATATATTCACTAAACTCAAAATTACCAAG CACATTGAGGTTAGCAAATTGGTGAAAGGAAGACCTCTTGACAACCTGGAGTTTATGCAATGGTTGAAGAGATACTGCGATTCTGTTAAAGGGGGCAATCTTCACAG TTACAATCCTCTTGAAAGAAGGGAGGGGTGCAAGGGTGCCAAAGAAGTGAACAAAAGATCTGCTCCTTCACAAAATGCTACAAAAAATGCCTCGACTGCTTCAAAGCATGTCTCCCATAACACTAGAAGAAATGAAGTACCTCATGTAAGCAGCACAAATCAATCTGGTAAGATCTCGAGgccttcttcaagtggaggatcGTCAACCTATTCTGAAACAGAACGTACTGCACATGAACAACAG ATTACGGAGTTGAAGTTATCAGTGGATAGTCTTGAAAAGGAAAGGGACTTCTACTTTTCAAAGTTGAGGGACATTGAAATCCTGTGCCAATGTCCAGAGATTGAAAACCTACCT GTGGTTGATGCAGTGAAGAGGATTCTGTATGCTATGGATGATGATGCATCACTTGTAGATACTGAAGCCATGGTATCTGAGCAACACCAGCAAGTAGAGACATTAAGTTGCATATCTGAAGAGGCAGAAGAAAGGCTGAGGGTAGACactcaaaagagaaaaaacattGTCAATGTTGATGTTGACCTTGCTGCCAGCAACACATTGTCTCCAAGGCAAAGGATTTCTGATGCTTCTGATGTCCATTGCAGTGGATCACTTGTGACATATTGA
- the LOC107009255 gene encoding ADP-ribosylation factor 2-B-like: MGMSISKFVKMLFAKKEMRILMVGLDAAGKTTILYKLKLGEIVTTIPTIGFNVETVEYKNSSFTVWDVGGQDKIRPLWRHYFQNTQGLIFVVDSNDRDRISEARDELHRMLNEEELRGATILVFANKQDLPNAMNVADITDKLGLHSLRQRRWYIQSACATSGQGLYEGLDWLSHNITGKA, translated from the exons ATGGGTATGTCAATTTCCAAATTTGTAAAAATGTTATTTGCaaagaaagagatgagaatATTAATGGTAGGACTCGATGCGGCTGGCAAAACAACTATCTTGTACAAGTTAAAACTCGGGGAAATTGTCACTACTATACCTACTATTG GATTTAACGTGGAGACAGTGGAGTACAAGAATTCCAGCTTCACAGTATGGGATGTGGGTGGACAAGATAAg ATCCGGCCTCTATGGAGGCACTATTTTCAGAACACACAGGGTCTAATATTTGTTGTAGATAGTAATGATCGAGATCGAATTTCAGAAGCGAGAGATGAGCTACATCGCATGCTTAACGAG GAAGAATTACGAGGCGCTACAATTCTTGTATTTGCAAATAAACAAGACCTTCCAAATGCTATGAATGTTGCAGATATCACTGATAAACTTGGCCTTCATTCACTCCGACAACGACGCTG GTACATCCAGAGTGCTTGTGCAACATCTGGACAGGGGCTTTATGAAGGTCTTGATTGGTTATCACATAATATTACTGGCAAG
- the LOC107010768 gene encoding uncharacterized protein LOC107010768, translating into MVIVEEEFWKSLNMNSSTIKDTHDVKGMESVDYQSSVGQGQEQRPVEVIHQPQIQSNTSGGVLANAAASVASTLESAKRAISRK; encoded by the exons ATGgttattgttgaagaagaattCTGGAAGAGCTTAAATATGAATTCATCAactattaag GATACACACGATGTGAAGGGAATGGAAAGTGTGGATTACCAATCATCAGTTGGACAAGGACAAGAACAAAGACCTGTAGAAGTAATTCATCAGCCACAAATTCAATCAAACACTAGTGGTGGTGTATTAGCTAATGCTGCTGCCTCTGTTGCATCCACCCTTGAGTCCGCCAAAAGAGCTATTTCACGGAAATAA